Proteins encoded by one window of Desulfurococcus sp.:
- a CDS encoding polyprenyl synthetase family protein codes for MGLDSWTYSGLLEYSLKLVEDGLKAAFSRLRAEASGASPLTLDIVEVASDYTLRGGKRLRAFLALIGYWSKQWGGGDVSSALSLMTGIELLQSYLLTHDDVMDRDELRRGGPTVHAWFRDKCARELRRDCPHYGVSQAITVGDYLEAAAVEHIVKAGASRGVAAELLEAYAAGLRRVAYGQFLDVLLSYKPLSEVSEGDVLLVHSLKTASYTVELPLHLGAIASGTHSRRLLEELSSYANPAGIAFQLRDDVIGLYGDPGVTGKPVGSDVKGRKKTLLVVKAYELGGGEVKRELSRIYDEPGEVSLEDVVYVQRVVRETGSLDYSEKLIERYVGEALAALEDSREICGEAAGALKWLLAKLAYREK; via the coding sequence GTGGGGTTGGATTCGTGGACGTATAGTGGGCTGCTTGAGTATAGCTTGAAGCTTGTTGAAGATGGCTTGAAGGCTGCTTTCTCGAGGCTGAGGGCTGAGGCTTCAGGAGCGTCTCCGCTAACACTGGATATAGTTGAAGTAGCGTCAGATTATACTTTAAGAGGAGGGAAGAGGCTGCGGGCCTTTCTAGCTCTAATAGGATACTGGAGTAAGCAGTGGGGTGGAGGTGATGTAAGCTCCGCGCTGAGCTTGATGACAGGCATTGAGTTGCTTCAAAGCTATCTTCTAACACACGATGACGTCATGGATAGAGATGAGTTGAGGCGTGGCGGTCCAACCGTGCATGCATGGTTCAGGGATAAGTGTGCAAGAGAACTAAGGAGGGATTGCCCCCACTACGGTGTATCCCAGGCTATAACTGTAGGAGACTACCTTGAAGCAGCAGCTGTTGAGCATATAGTTAAGGCTGGCGCCAGTAGAGGCGTGGCAGCCGAGCTACTTGAAGCCTATGCAGCCGGATTGAGGAGAGTCGCCTACGGCCAGTTCCTCGACGTCCTCTTATCCTACAAGCCTTTAAGCGAGGTATCAGAGGGAGACGTGCTCTTAGTCCACTCGCTTAAAACAGCATCCTACACGGTTGAGCTACCCTTACACCTAGGTGCTATTGCATCCGGCACGCACAGCAGGAGACTCCTAGAGGAACTCTCATCATACGCTAACCCAGCTGGCATAGCATTCCAGCTTAGAGACGATGTAATAGGACTCTACGGGGACCCCGGGGTGACAGGTAAGCCTGTTGGAAGCGATGTTAAAGGCAGGAAGAAGACGCTGCTCGTCGTTAAAGCATACGAGCTGGGAGGCGGGGAGGTTAAGAGGGAGCTAAGCAGGATATACGATGAGCCAGGAGAGGTATCGTTAGAAGATGTAGTATACGTGCAGAGAGTTGTACGTGAAACAGGAAGCCTAGATTACAGCGAGAAGCTCATCGAGAGGTATGTAGGTGAAGCTCTAGCAGCACTAGAAGACTCGAGAGAGATATGCGGGGAGGCAGCTGGCGCCTTAAAGTGGCTGCTCGCGAAGCTAGCTTACAGGGAGAAATAG
- a CDS encoding orotidine 5'-phosphate decarboxylase — protein MGGILQVALDLTELVKAADIATRVASHTLCRSVWIEVGTPLLKAWGKIAVKALKNLTNCFIVVDTKTMDVPSIEGGVLLDAGGDAFTVLAVADNEVVREAVETARSRGKMVIADLIGHPRPVERAVELDGMGVDVILYHVGISVQKARGLTALDMEREVEELRRRVSARIAVAGGLKPGAVRSLVLKGADIVVVGSAITRAEDPLRVVDEILEEIKV, from the coding sequence ATGGGTGGGATACTTCAGGTTGCACTTGACCTCACGGAGCTCGTGAAGGCTGCTGATATAGCTACTAGGGTGGCTTCCCACACGTTGTGTAGGAGTGTGTGGATTGAGGTGGGGACTCCGCTCTTGAAGGCGTGGGGTAAGATAGCTGTTAAAGCCTTGAAGAATCTTACTAACTGCTTTATTGTTGTTGACACGAAGACTATGGATGTACCCAGTATTGAGGGGGGTGTGCTCCTGGATGCTGGTGGTGACGCGTTCACAGTTCTAGCTGTAGCGGACAACGAGGTTGTAAGGGAAGCGGTTGAAACCGCTAGGTCTAGGGGTAAGATGGTGATAGCAGACTTAATAGGTCACCCGAGGCCTGTTGAGAGGGCTGTAGAGCTTGATGGAATGGGTGTGGATGTAATCCTCTACCATGTCGGGATAAGTGTGCAGAAGGCTAGGGGGTTGACAGCCCTGGATATGGAGAGGGAAGTGGAGGAGTTGCGGAGGAGGGTTTCAGCGAGGATTGCTGTTGCAGGAGGGTTGAAGCCGGGGGCTGTGAGAAGCCTGGTTTTGAAGGGTGCAGACATAGTTGTCGTCGGCAGCGCTATAACTAGGGCTGAGGATCCATTGAGAGTAGTTGACGAGATACTCGAGGAGATAAAGGTGTAG
- a CDS encoding tryptophan--tRNA ligase, translated as MAVKLDPWGHYSIDDYLKLLEEFGIHSIDEVLGLMPRRHKYFERRIVFGHRDFDKWLNALRSGGRVAVLTGFMPSGRPHLGTAMVYEELKFLQELGAHVKIVIADAEAYIVRREERSEVIKRGVEFVAHAVAWGLDTEKTEFYYQTSMDVEYYRLIQLFSRKISMAEMEAIYGELTPGKIIASLTQAADILHLQLDRYGGFKHVLVPVGADQDPHLRLTRDIADRFSQELGLERPSSIYHKLLRGLDGNKMSKSRPEYAIHLDEDPETAEKKLMNALTGGRATAEEQRRLGGEPWKCSIFELYMYHLVDDEKELKEIYDDCVSGRILCGQCKRRAAEKLKSLLSQHQKKLKYTLESTGKLLRKPSF; from the coding sequence ATGGCTGTGAAACTAGATCCATGGGGCCATTATAGTATAGACGACTACCTGAAGCTACTCGAGGAGTTCGGAATCCACTCTATTGATGAAGTACTAGGCTTAATGCCGAGACGCCACAAGTACTTTGAGAGGCGTATAGTATTCGGGCACCGCGACTTCGATAAATGGCTTAACGCGTTGAGAAGCGGAGGCAGGGTAGCTGTGCTCACAGGCTTCATGCCTAGCGGTAGACCCCACCTGGGTACAGCAATGGTCTACGAGGAGTTAAAGTTCCTCCAGGAGCTAGGAGCCCACGTGAAGATCGTCATAGCTGATGCTGAAGCATACATTGTTAGACGCGAGGAGAGAAGCGAGGTTATCAAGAGGGGGGTTGAATTCGTAGCCCACGCTGTAGCATGGGGGCTGGACACCGAGAAAACAGAATTCTACTATCAGACTTCTATGGATGTAGAATATTATAGGCTTATACAATTATTCTCGAGAAAGATCTCAATGGCTGAAATGGAGGCAATCTACGGTGAGTTAACCCCCGGTAAGATCATTGCCTCTCTAACACAGGCAGCCGACATACTACACTTACAGCTAGACAGGTACGGAGGCTTCAAGCACGTCCTCGTCCCTGTCGGAGCAGACCAGGACCCGCACTTAAGGCTTACACGGGATATAGCGGATAGATTCAGCCAGGAGTTAGGGTTAGAGAGGCCTAGCTCAATATACCATAAGCTTCTCAGAGGACTAGATGGAAACAAGATGAGTAAGAGTAGACCAGAGTACGCTATACACTTAGACGAGGATCCAGAGACAGCTGAAAAGAAGCTCATGAATGCTTTAACCGGTGGAAGAGCGACAGCTGAAGAACAGAGGAGACTAGGTGGAGAGCCATGGAAGTGCAGTATCTTCGAGCTCTACATGTACCACTTAGTAGACGATGAAAAAGAGCTTAAAGAAATATACGATGACTGCGTGAGCGGCCGGATACTATGCGGTCAATGCAAGAGGAGGGCTGCCGAGAAGCTTAAAAGCCTGTTAAGCCAGCATCAAAAGAAACTTAAGTACACGCTTGAATCCACGGGTAAACTCTTGAGGAAACCCTCCTTCTAA
- the speD gene encoding adenosylmethionine decarboxylase yields the protein MEVLTTKKVIGRHVYGELYGCDSRILADEERLTEIVREAAEVGGFTLLDIKAWKINPGVSVIGIVLESHISIHTWPEYSFATVDVYTCGPRGEPLEAFMHIVRALKAERYTLRVTSRDFEDTNA from the coding sequence ATGGAGGTGCTTACCACCAAGAAGGTTATAGGCAGGCACGTCTACGGCGAGCTCTACGGCTGCGACTCTAGAATACTAGCTGACGAGGAAAGATTAACCGAGATAGTACGAGAGGCAGCCGAGGTCGGAGGGTTCACTCTACTCGATATTAAAGCCTGGAAGATAAACCCCGGGGTAAGTGTTATCGGGATAGTGCTTGAAAGCCATATAAGCATTCACACATGGCCTGAATACAGTTTTGCAACAGTAGACGTCTACACGTGTGGCCCTAGAGGCGAGCCTCTTGAAGCATTCATGCATATTGTGAGGGCTTTAAAAGCTGAGAGGTATACACTAAGAGTCACTAGCAGGGATTTCGAGGATACTAATGCCTAA
- a CDS encoding NAD(P)/FAD-dependent oxidoreductase, translating into MPKADVCIVGAGPAGLSVAGFIGLQDTVVFEEHARPGIPLHCSSLIGVETARLVRSLVGSVFDASYKRVYFNVFNRFFEVSYKESFIFHVARPELEERLAELVERRGHRILYKAQAKPGGVNSILAGGGEYKCSMIVVAEGAVGRFKRSLLNSNPRFITGIQSRVRVENIDTDSVYVSYGDLTPGFFSWIIPLDKDTALIGGGFNRVEPGLLDKTIKHAARVFGVKIGGRVETFGGVIPRSKPLSNPVYAGRIVFHGDSVPLVKPYTGGGLHYIFKLSKPLAESIDRGDIGGYVKAYRGAAVKLVLEYSLSELARRLATGIPVFFAAGLSRLGLFNPLDYDEHYMLALKSTVLALTGILPLTLVFNPGLNPVEVVHAARTPG; encoded by the coding sequence ATGCCTAAAGCTGATGTATGTATTGTGGGGGCTGGGCCAGCCGGGCTATCAGTAGCTGGTTTTATAGGCCTCCAGGATACAGTGGTATTCGAGGAGCACGCTAGACCCGGGATACCTCTTCACTGCAGCAGCTTAATTGGTGTTGAGACTGCTAGACTTGTGAGAAGCCTTGTAGGCAGTGTATTCGACGCCTCCTACAAGAGGGTGTACTTTAACGTCTTCAACAGGTTCTTCGAGGTCTCCTACAAGGAGAGCTTCATATTCCATGTAGCCAGGCCGGAACTAGAGGAGAGGCTTGCAGAGCTTGTAGAAAGGAGGGGTCATAGAATACTCTATAAAGCCCAGGCTAAACCGGGGGGTGTAAACTCGATACTAGCAGGGGGTGGTGAATACAAGTGCAGCATGATAGTTGTAGCTGAGGGAGCTGTGGGAAGGTTTAAGCGCAGTCTATTAAACTCTAACCCTAGATTTATAACTGGAATACAATCCAGGGTTAGGGTGGAGAATATAGATACAGATTCAGTATATGTCTCCTATGGTGATTTAACTCCTGGGTTTTTCTCCTGGATTATACCACTAGATAAGGATACGGCTTTAATTGGAGGGGGATTCAATAGGGTTGAACCAGGCTTACTCGACAAGACTATTAAGCATGCAGCTAGAGTATTCGGCGTGAAAATCGGGGGCCGTGTGGAAACATTCGGGGGTGTAATCCCGAGGAGTAAGCCTCTCTCTAACCCCGTGTACGCTGGTAGAATAGTATTCCATGGTGACAGCGTGCCTTTAGTTAAACCCTATACTGGAGGAGGCTTACACTATATTTTCAAGTTGTCTAAGCCTCTCGCTGAATCCATTGATAGAGGGGATATAGGAGGGTACGTGAAGGCTTACCGTGGGGCTGCTGTAAAGCTTGTATTAGAGTACTCTCTCTCAGAGCTTGCTAGGCGTCTAGCCACTGGGATACCAGTTTTCTTTGCAGCAGGTTTAAGCAGGCTCGGGTTATTCAACCCGTTAGACTATGATGAACACTACATGCTTGCATTAAAATCCACTGTGCTAGCATTAACAGGTATTCTCCCGTTAACTCTCGTGTTTAATCCAGGCTTGAATCCCGTGGAAGTAGTTCATGCAGCTAGAACACCTGGTTGA
- a CDS encoding CBS domain-containing protein — protein sequence MHVSRPRKHRPYRHVDSYRWLRSDGTPNFNDSIHRAERELQLLARRNPRMVSPSTVVMRALEEMASHGRGLIVSSSDRRLEGLLTLGDVISYLGGGEYYRIIESRHGYSLYSALEKEVVETIMVRNPVYLYVDNTLTEVLESMITHGIGIIPILNKDGTVYGILTEHDLVKYLYGVTSTGLKTGEVMSKPVVTASADDTLKATLEKMVAYGFRRLPVVHEDRVAGIVTAVDVVRYFGSHQALRDSTSGDIREIHSKRIRDLMRSDLVAVKPDDDLAEAVREMLDKNVSSVLVVDEDGVLQGIVTERDVLYALVIAR from the coding sequence ATGCACGTCTCTAGGCCCCGAAAACACCGTCCTTACAGGCATGTAGACTCGTATAGGTGGCTTAGAAGTGATGGAACCCCTAACTTTAATGATAGTATTCATAGAGCTGAGAGAGAGCTTCAGCTTCTAGCTAGAAGAAACCCTAGGATGGTTTCTCCTTCAACAGTAGTAATGAGGGCTCTCGAGGAGATGGCTTCCCACGGGAGGGGGCTTATAGTATCATCCAGCGATAGAAGGCTTGAAGGACTTCTAACTCTAGGCGACGTGATAAGCTATCTTGGTGGTGGAGAATACTACAGGATTATTGAGAGCAGGCATGGATACAGCCTCTACTCGGCTCTCGAGAAAGAGGTTGTTGAGACCATAATGGTGAGGAACCCAGTATACCTCTACGTTGATAATACTCTCACAGAAGTACTTGAATCCATGATTACTCATGGAATAGGCATTATCCCCATCTTAAACAAGGATGGCACAGTCTACGGTATTCTAACAGAGCACGACCTCGTCAAATACCTCTACGGTGTAACCTCCACAGGCTTAAAGACCGGGGAAGTCATGTCGAAGCCTGTTGTCACAGCTAGCGCTGACGACACGTTGAAGGCTACTCTCGAGAAAATGGTGGCCTACGGGTTTAGAAGGCTGCCAGTAGTACACGAGGATAGAGTAGCAGGTATAGTGACAGCTGTCGACGTAGTGAGATACTTTGGAAGTCATCAGGCTTTAAGGGATTCTACTAGCGGTGATATAAGAGAGATTCACTCTAAGAGAATAAGGGATTTAATGAGGAGTGATCTCGTAGCAGTTAAACCCGATGATGATCTAGCTGAAGCTGTAAGAGAAATGCTGGATAAAAACGTGAGCTCTGTACTAGTGGTGGATGAGGACGGGGTTCTCCAGGGGATAGTCACTGAGAGAGATGTACTCTACGCTCTAGTTATCGCTCGCTAG